The following is a genomic window from Opisthocomus hoazin isolate bOpiHoa1 chromosome 29, bOpiHoa1.hap1, whole genome shotgun sequence.
ttcttttatttggctaatgggatctgggagcccttgagggccagcgtgtggcgcagctggtggcccagtcctggttcggccgtctggcgagggcccctccagggtccctggtgtggtgctggcctcttcttggctggagagtcctcggagctgctggtgcaccgctttgggggtggccgtggccccccgggggcgttccctgccccagctggtagtcctctcccagctgggagccctgctcctcctggggctcttcttgctccgtggggatggcagcgggagcagcggggcagctgccaggtgcccaccaacagcggcgcatgaggtgccgaggagctcgtccgtgccagatctcgcagggctgccggggaaggCAGaaaccctcctcaggaggcagcggggtcgggggcatcttagtcaacatggccatgacggtgtcttccaccatggctgcctccaaccccctgttttcaaagatctgctccagctcctgctggacccagggctgcagggtctgcaggagcattgggtggttctggaaaaggtccatcccattcggggtacaatataatacagacaataataaactgtatagcgcagtcccatacctaccatacccacgatacccacaatggctgcaaaacaataaaaactacacaatacgtactgtacagagcaatgcatactctacatacagtaatctacatgcaacatattataaaacaaaataccttagaaaactaaacactcgagaatgaccaagcgccacccccaccccgtcccttggcaatgacagagccagcgtggagcgtgctccatctgtgtttcgctgtgctttgtgcaggacaggatggcagtgcttggctatgcttggttgatttggcttgcacatccctgcttgcctgccgcggctgtaagcagattggctcttcagccctcaaccaggtgcctactgcctgtagtagttccgttctgcggtgtcagtttctttgggaaggacctggtggcaagcggctgcgcagagcggggtggcagtgaacttcccaaagaggctatagtgccacacttggttttcccggctagctgttagcaggcagcactgggaggcaggcgctgctgcctgccacgaggtctgcagagcctcgtcccgcaagcagagcattcagcgggggtctgctgggggtgtccgagcccagcttctgcctcccctcctgctcggaaccctccatgttgcccgcccccccctagaatccaccgtgcccagcacccggaaccagccactctgtgacatcagccacggggccaagggttccctgggcagcgggactgctgcaggcactacgtcggctgctgcactgctggccaccagctctcgcttcttgcagctgccacgtgccgctggcagccatgaattttctccccgtcctggtcctgctggccgtgtgctggccggcgtacggcatgtgggacaactgtgggtaagtggcccgaggctctgggagggagctggggcagcccttgtgggcttcactggcgggtgctcgcttttccccctggccacaccaaagcttcccaaacgccatgtgggagcctcagttccttgccagcagccaggccgctggcacaactcgcctacggggctcaagcacaaacaggggtagatggacgcatgccccacagggttccgcggccctgctgtccatgcagcgcctggtgggggggaagggggctgacctgcagcctcaacagcagcaagccaccgagcaggacattcatcagtttctgcttacagagggacctgcgggcaccggcccatggattcttactacggcatgtcacgcgtcgtgggtggcaccgatgcccagctaggggcctggccctggatcgtcagcatccagaagcccatcataggaggcatagcgcatgtctgcggagggtcgctcatcagcccacagtgggtgctgacagcagcccactgcttcatcacgcccgggtaaggaggaccagggaacagccccacagcactagcacgtgcccgctccacagcagcacgtgctagcgccatcccgcttccctgcagcacgcccagtgcctgggcactgccaagcccagctgagagactgctcgcgagagggctgggctcacgccacggcttcctagcagcctcccgcccgacactccttgtgcccaaggcgtgctagggcagtcgcaccctccgtagcgctgccttcctctctgccctgtgcagcagaaggcaggcaactgctgggctgcttgcagcacgtggctgcgctccctctgacccctctctccacctgccttgcaggcacatcaccatgtggcacgtggtgatcggggccagccacttgactcagctgggccctgagacccaagtgcgcacaattaagcggctactggttcacgagcactactacaacatcacgcagaggaacgacattgccttgctggaattggaccagcctgtcctgtgcggctactacgtgcagcttgcctgtgtgcccgacgcctggctgagagtgtcgcagctgagaagctgctacgtcagtggctggggttccgtgactgcaagaggtgagttcccaaaagggagtggtgtcctgagcgcaggctgggcacactggggaggcggggtgggcttcctgacagcagaggcgaaagccagagtcgggctgcgggatacatgccgatggagaggtgggcctggccaattaccccaagcaagacagaagggagacagcagcggcacagtgcctctggagacgcaaagcccagccctagggcagggcttcagccagaagccggggtgggggggaggagaggagaactggcagcgagctgccagctgttaactcctttctgtgctgacagctgggggaccaagttatgtcctgcaggaggccaaggtccgcctcatcgatatcaagctctgcaacagcagccgctggtacggaggggccatccacagccacaacttgtgtgctggctatccgcagggcggcatcgacacctgccaggtaggagcgtgctacaagtccacccccaacagcacaggcagccctgtggcaaccgcccaaacctgccccagcgcgtgctttgcctggcaagtcagcctgccactgctgggtcccctccactcttggggttcacctccccttgcccagatgcaggtccttgcccagtgccgcccttgtcccagaggcctggctctctgcccacaaagcccatctagtgctcttggcagcccacagctccagagcccagtcctgcaacatcccccttccacacatccaggatcactgtgcaaagaggacagagagagagccctgcctgactggcccacaaccccctgccagacaagcttctgtaggctccagcacctgagcagagcctttgtgtgcagtcaggacagctctggcagctgctgcgggagagaaggagccagccagagtgctgaccggggccacccaacaccaccttaaccctctctcctccgctgcagggtgacagcggtggtcctctggtctgcaaagataacacctacgactacttctggcttgttggagtgaccagctgggggagaggctgtgccagaccaaaccagcctggagtctacacctccacgcagcacttctacgactggatcctgctacagatgggactgcgctcagcaagaagagatagtccaacagcacagccatggagtcattttctctccacctcaagcccctctcagaggccaaggccaacaccagcaccaacacagtcgggcagcattagctcctgtccatttccacgccagaagctggtggaattctttactcggctgaaggagctcctgcagttcctcaggggaaaaaaggcttgaggagcaggatcaacaggaaacagcgcaggctgcactggaccatgatcatttccttctggggcaatgcctgctgctccaaaggcagcctcagcatcaaaggcctgctctgtgctgcccgctctcctccctgtggaggatgaagcattaaaggactggggacatgtgagcaatccagcatttctctagaaggccatgaagccttagcctaaggccgcagagccttagcataaggccgcaagggcatccagaggacaaactgcggttggaatgaggaagtaagaatgcagagacaaacaactcccagatgccgaagaggaacttgccgcctgcaagaaggccacgagcagtgCGCGTGatctagtgacgcacaccaatcataatcgagttactatgtgagttaaattgactatcaccaatgggggatcgccgcgtatgtagtggggaatataaaagtgagctatctgaggctaataaacggcttgtacgtgatcacattgatcatcgtgtcgagtccggttcttcctccgcaacacttcccagtgcacacaaatgctgaagctgacttagttctttgagtaaagttgccaggtttcacagttaaccgtgcctgagtccaattcactctcgtgcgcaaggcaagcatttccatgcccggcaaaatgaggctgcaggcagtcaaggagggcacaaagggcaagagtcgctcagcagggctgacaccatgcctggtcagacaggagcgtgctcagagccaccatggcatgaagaagactggcacattgaggctagaaagaggatgcaaaataatgatgtgacatgcagacaactctggggatgatgattaggacctggttgaagcctttgctaaatggaaagatgaaagaaagctggcaggagttacagtgccatgaggaagagccagatgtcaccagaagttaagggggaatggtgtgagaggtggccagacttcagcaatatctgaaggaagagccggggtcattctggggagaggactctggcagggacagctgtagccaggaaaccactgcagtaatgccacgcaaggccaagatgacctagctaacagcccctgaaagacccaatctgttcccagatgtgacagacctgggagcaagggggactagtaggcggggctaggtcccttgattgggaggagacatgggaggagacaagggcagagaaagtgaggagccaaggaagtcgagggggatgaataagtgtggaaaatggagagaaggggggctcaagaagctcgtccttgagcataagcaaagtgccggttgcttagcttgtttggctgaaccctgtccctactccccacagcctgtccgaccttcttcttgagagccattccacatccttttctgtgtggccccgctctgtacctgctagaggggtgggtctagcggcctggctgctggcgatggcagaagggaacacaggtcatagggaccccgcagttggaaagaccgagtgtctcgggccagctcctggtgggagcgctgtgtgcgtgcgcagttcactagcgaacctgaagctggcctagctctcgagcaagaggacagagaccttttcagtcccgtgggtggcatgtggctgcagcctacctgactgatcagccccagcgttcacagaccttacaagaggaccaggcctgccaaccaccggccacatctccacctgctggagtcaggaaggacttggaggtgctggaccacgcataccccgagctgcttcccacctaggcacgtcccctctgcactacctcttTGCGAACTGTGGTGATAAACTGTGTGCGCAGTTGAGGTgcaattttctctgcctgcagcaggagatttcccaaagcagtagtctctttcacaagttggtcatgttgggtttttcccgttccttgccgtggagaggagagttcttgtgggaagaccagcatgtcctctgctccagcagagctgctttcgccgagagcagtttcctgccacgcaaagcattacacgttgctttagggaaaagccagttgctgtgatccctaaagatttatttctacacctccagcctttagtcttggaaggctctttcctgcagtagGTCAGGATCTTTTCTGAGCCCCCTCGGTCTCTCCATAGATTGTGGAATATCCTGAGTACTTGTATCTTCGCCCATACATGTCTCAGAtcactggagaacctctgctctacACCTTATATGCTGTCCTGGTACACAGCGGTGGCAACTGTCGTGCAGGACACTATTTCTGCTAATGAAAGGTAAAGAGCAACTTCCTTcctaacaagagaaaaatgtgagctggggaagagacggcagcgttactggcagccaagattcttggtgagagaaggtctccttacggtctggactgaatttgttttgatgtactcatggttctgcagtttttttctgatttctgttaagaAGACATGCAgttcgtctccagatatctcttctttgcaggccagcaatgtgctgtggtacatgatggacgacgcatctgtggttctttgtgacatcaagaaagtcctcaggcagcaagcttatctgctgttttatatcaggtaataacaagtaatgacatctgtttagaatatgtttccttccttggttttgctggttttcttctcatcctcctagtgtttctctttctctcacagcagagaattactGCCAGCATCACTCAGTTCTCTTGACTCTGACATACCCCACGTCAATCGCtatctttccttcctgggctgtaggctgctgccctgcagcattctactctctgtctgctgtctgcagccggccagtgtggagaagaggacttgcagggggcctacaggaaagatggggagggactctttatcaggaagcatagtgacaggacgaggggtaacggttccaaactgaatgagggcaggtttcagtcagatgttaggaagatgttctttacggtgagggtggtgagacactggcagaggttgcccagagcagctgtggatgcctctccctggaagtgttccaggccaggctggacagggctttcaataacctgatcgagtgggaggtgtccctgcctgtggcagggggttggatctggatgattccttccaacccaaaccatgtgatgattctatgattctgtgaaatggaggccataaggggagtaaagacaaggtcttgctctaatggggtcagccctggtgggcagaccccaatcgAATTTGCCATTGGGAGTCTTggttaccttttctctttgtcatagaaactgctccaagaaaatgactgaaccccaggggaggctgcaagagcaACTCTAAAAGCagatcattcttttttttttctccaggtgctctgatttgtgaactggagaaaggacttctccttcaccggcatcatcatatgcccaggctttcctcagttggtgggcagccggcagcaagcaggTGGGTTCTGTTAGGTAACAGGGTCTGCCTCGTCGGACTAAGATAACTCTGGGGGGTGGGTCAGGGCACCAGATGGACGGCGGATTGCTTTCTGGAATCaaggccttgctctcttttccctcacacactgcagctggcttcacagccacaactctactgcctcccagatcatcccacagagatctgtcccatttgtctgccgttggcctttctgcctttgcagccatcCGAGAGggcctttgggaggccctgagctgtcccctgacagagcttctgggggttccccactgttccccactgtgctgatcctttcaggaagaccttttcacctttcactgcttcctttgcaggacgtggcggtgggcacggaggactctccagaggacagcagctcctctgcaccagccagccccagccagctcaccgaggcaggcgcacgggaggtgtctgcaggctggctgtgccccatcaggccaagcagcctcagcatcacctccagagtgggctcgtgcttgcaccgcttcttctgcagctgtgcgaggctgctgttcagaaggacagctgcgtgcttggactgcagtccgccatgcgactgtatgctgcacaccgggacacagggcagcagcacagaggagcacagacacatccctgctgcccgtggccagaggagcggtgccagggagagggcccagagcagatccccgcagtggggccgggatctccgcagctggctcgtggacaccacggactacgagcacgcaagagggaggagaagaactgctcctccaAGTCGTGTCCACGCTGCCAGGGACGACGCAGCTGCAAGGCCCTCTGATagcagctcccagtttgctcccacacccagcgctgctttggagcaaaccctgccaagacagagagagcagagcaggtccctgggtcagggctatggtctgcgcagccgattcatggagaacacggactgccaccgctcagcgaggagaaccaggaggtggagagcaggtcctccacatcgtgaccaagccccagaggatgatgcagctgcagggcccgCCAATGCCAGCTCCGGGTGGGCTCCCATAcccagggctgctcgggagcaaaccctgctgaggcagagacagcggagcagatccccgtggcagagctgtgatctccgcagccagtttatggacaccacg
Proteins encoded in this region:
- the LOC142364754 gene encoding acrosin-like, yielding MDSYYGMSRVVGGTDAQLGAWPWIVSIQKPIIGGIAHVCGGSLISPQWVLTAAHCFITPGHITMWHVVIGASHLTQLGPETQVRTIKRLLVHEHYYNITQRNDIALLELDQPVLCGYYVQLACVPDAWLRVSQLRSCYVSGQEAKVRLIDIKLCNSSRWYGGAIHSHNLCAGYPQGGIDTCQGDSGGPLVCKDNTYDYFWLVGVTSWGRGCARPNQPGVYTSTQHFYDWILLQMGLRSARRDSPTAQPWSHFLSTSSPSQRPRPTPAPTQSGSISSCPFPRQKLVEFFTRLKELLQFLRGKKA